One Proteinivorax tanatarense DNA segment encodes these proteins:
- the nifJ gene encoding pyruvate:ferredoxin (flavodoxin) oxidoreductase — protein sequence MDGNEAAAYVSYAFTDVAAIYPITPSSPMAEGVDEWAAHGKKNIFGQQVKVAQLQSEGGAAGAVHGSLQAGALTTTYTASQGLLLMIPNMYKIAGELLPCVFHVSARALATHALSIFGDHQDVMATRQTGFALLASCSVQETMDLGAISHLATIKSRIPFLHFFDGFRTSHEYQKIEIIDYNVFDELVDNEAIKEFRKRALNPNAPVTRGTAQNPDIYFQGREVSNPFFEKVPDVVAHYMEVLGKRTGRMYKPFDYYGAEDAGKVIIAMGSICETIEETIDYLTEQGEKVGIVKVRLYRPFSAKHFFEVMPKTVKKIAVLDRTKEPGAVGEPLYEDIKSLYYNREALTIVGGRYGLGSKDTTPSHIKIVYDNLDKKEPKNGFTIGIKDDVTFTSLNVDKEVNTTPKGTVSCKFWGLGSDGTVGANKTAIKIIGDNTDMYAQGYFSYDSKKSGGTTISHLRFGDRPIKSPYLIRQPDFVACHNPAYVNQYEILEGLKPKGTFVLNCPWSDEELDGFLPTSIKKYLAENDINFYTIDAVEIAEKIGLGGRINMIMQAAFFKLAEVIPLEDAIKYLKDAISDVYGKKGEKIVTMNHKAVDAGIEKLRRVSVPAQWSEASEQESNKDYPGFIGEVMRPMAKHKGDNLPVSSFLSREDGTFPHGTTAYEKRGIAVTVPKWIKENCIQCNQCSYICPHSVIRPMLPTEQELKKAPEDFPVVDAKGKGFDDVKYSLQISPMDCTGCANCADICPAPKKALEMKEAGQQMDATNHIWEYAIENISPKQDKLNKFTLKGSQFNRPLLEFSGACAGCGETAYVKLLTQLYGERMMIANATGCSSIWGASAPATSYCKNSEGKGPAWANSLFEDNAEFGYGMVLAERQCRDRLEDLMRDGLKADLPADYKLAMEKWLEYKDDGEMSKEPSEKLIQLIEANTLGNYILEEIKDKKQFLIKRSHWAIGGDGWAYDIGYGGLDHVIASGEDINILVMDTEIYSNTGGQSSKATPTAAVAKFSASGKKIRKKDLGMMAISYGYVYVAQVSMGANMNHVAKVMKEAESYKGPSLVICYAPCVSHGIKTGMGTTVAQEKKAVESGYWHLYRYDPRLKEEGKNPFMLDSKEPSTSFKDFLHSEIRYSQIMNTFPDIAEELFEAAEKSAKERYQTYKQLTEK from the coding sequence AATATGTACAAAATCGCTGGCGAGCTACTTCCTTGTGTGTTTCATGTCAGCGCCCGAGCTTTGGCTACTCATGCCCTTTCAATCTTTGGCGACCATCAAGACGTTATGGCGACCCGCCAAACAGGATTTGCTCTTTTAGCTTCCTGTAGCGTTCAAGAAACTATGGATCTAGGCGCCATCTCCCACCTTGCGACGATAAAGTCTAGAATTCCATTTCTGCATTTTTTTGATGGTTTTAGAACATCTCATGAATATCAAAAAATTGAAATCATTGATTATAATGTATTCGATGAACTGGTTGATAACGAAGCTATCAAAGAGTTTAGAAAAAGAGCTCTCAACCCTAACGCACCAGTAACTAGAGGCACTGCACAAAATCCAGACATATACTTCCAGGGTAGAGAGGTTTCAAACCCATTTTTTGAGAAAGTTCCCGATGTAGTCGCTCATTATATGGAGGTTTTAGGCAAACGTACTGGCCGAATGTACAAGCCATTTGACTATTATGGAGCAGAAGATGCTGGTAAAGTAATAATTGCTATGGGCTCTATATGTGAAACCATAGAAGAAACTATAGATTATCTTACAGAACAGGGAGAAAAGGTAGGTATAGTAAAAGTTAGATTATATCGTCCCTTTTCAGCAAAGCACTTTTTTGAAGTCATGCCTAAAACTGTAAAGAAAATCGCAGTGTTAGACAGAACCAAAGAACCAGGTGCTGTTGGCGAGCCATTATACGAGGATATTAAGAGCTTATATTATAACCGAGAAGCACTAACTATTGTTGGTGGCCGTTATGGCCTGGGCTCTAAGGATACTACTCCCTCCCACATTAAAATTGTATATGATAATCTCGACAAAAAAGAACCAAAGAATGGTTTTACCATAGGAATAAAAGATGATGTCACCTTCACTTCTTTAAATGTAGATAAGGAAGTAAACACCACTCCAAAGGGAACCGTAAGTTGTAAATTCTGGGGCTTGGGTTCAGATGGTACCGTAGGAGCTAACAAAACAGCGATAAAAATTATCGGCGACAATACCGATATGTATGCACAGGGTTATTTTTCCTACGACAGTAAAAAGTCAGGCGGAACAACCATATCTCACCTTCGTTTTGGAGATAGACCAATTAAGTCTCCATACTTAATAAGGCAGCCTGATTTTGTAGCCTGTCACAATCCAGCATACGTTAACCAATATGAAATACTAGAAGGTTTGAAACCAAAGGGAACTTTTGTGCTAAACTGCCCATGGTCAGATGAAGAATTAGATGGTTTTCTACCTACCTCAATAAAAAAGTATCTTGCAGAGAACGATATAAACTTTTACACCATTGATGCTGTTGAAATTGCTGAAAAAATTGGCCTAGGTGGTCGAATCAACATGATAATGCAAGCTGCTTTTTTTAAGCTTGCAGAAGTCATTCCACTAGAAGATGCCATTAAATATTTAAAAGATGCTATAAGCGATGTATATGGTAAAAAAGGTGAGAAAATAGTAACCATGAACCACAAAGCAGTTGATGCAGGAATTGAAAAGCTAAGACGTGTGTCAGTTCCAGCTCAGTGGTCAGAAGCATCAGAGCAAGAAAGTAACAAAGATTATCCCGGATTCATAGGAGAAGTTATGAGACCTATGGCAAAACACAAAGGAGATAATTTGCCGGTAAGCTCCTTTTTAAGCCGAGAAGATGGAACTTTCCCCCACGGCACAACAGCTTATGAAAAGCGAGGCATAGCTGTTACAGTCCCAAAATGGATAAAAGAGAATTGTATCCAGTGTAATCAATGCTCATACATCTGTCCCCACTCTGTCATTAGGCCAATGCTGCCTACAGAACAAGAGTTAAAAAAAGCACCTGAGGATTTTCCAGTGGTAGATGCAAAGGGCAAAGGGTTTGATGACGTAAAATACAGTTTGCAGATCTCTCCAATGGATTGCACAGGCTGTGCCAACTGTGCAGATATTTGTCCCGCTCCAAAAAAAGCATTAGAAATGAAAGAAGCTGGCCAGCAAATGGATGCCACCAACCACATTTGGGAATATGCTATCGAGAACATAAGTCCTAAACAGGATAAATTAAACAAGTTTACTTTAAAAGGGAGCCAATTCAATAGGCCTCTCCTAGAGTTTTCTGGGGCATGTGCAGGTTGTGGTGAAACTGCTTATGTAAAACTTTTAACTCAGCTATACGGAGAAAGAATGATGATAGCTAATGCCACCGGCTGTTCTTCAATTTGGGGCGCAAGTGCTCCCGCTACATCATACTGCAAAAACAGCGAAGGTAAAGGACCTGCTTGGGCAAACTCTTTGTTTGAAGACAATGCAGAGTTCGGTTATGGTATGGTGTTAGCAGAACGTCAATGTAGAGATAGACTAGAAGATCTTATGAGGGATGGATTAAAAGCAGATTTACCTGCTGACTATAAACTAGCTATGGAGAAATGGCTTGAATACAAAGATGACGGAGAAATGTCCAAAGAGCCTTCTGAAAAGCTAATTCAGTTAATTGAAGCCAACACCTTGGGAAATTACATCTTAGAAGAAATTAAAGACAAAAAACAGTTTTTAATAAAACGCTCTCACTGGGCAATAGGCGGTGATGGCTGGGCCTATGATATTGGATACGGTGGACTTGATCATGTAATAGCATCTGGTGAGGACATAAACATACTGGTTATGGACACAGAAATTTATTCAAATACTGGAGGTCAATCTTCCAAAGCTACACCTACTGCTGCCGTTGCCAAGTTTTCTGCTTCAGGCAAAAAAATCAGAAAAAAAGATTTGGGTATGATGGCTATAAGCTACGGGTATGTCTATGTGGCGCAGGTTTCTATGGGCGCTAACATGAACCATGTAGCAAAAGTTATGAAAGAAGCTGAAAGTTACAAAGGCCCCTCTCTAGTTATCTGTTATGCCCCTTGCGTAAGTCACGGTATCAAAACAGGTATGGGCACAACAGTAGCACAAGAAAAAAAAGCTGTTGAGTCTGGATATTGGCACTTGTACCGGTATGATCCCCGGCTAAAAGAAGAGGGCAAAAACCCTTTTATGCTTGACAGCAAAGAACCTTCTACCTCCTTCAAAGATTTCTTACACAGCGAAATCCGTTATTCTCAGATAATGAACACCTTTCCAGATATAGCAGAAGAGTTATTTGAAGCAGCAGAGAAAAGTGCCAAAGAACGTTATCAAACATATAAACAACTAACTGAAAAATAA
- a CDS encoding DUF2085 domain-containing protein → MTNSDKRWVKLMNGFDKYWGCHQLPGRSFFYNNYQLPVCSRCTGIIIGELLSFLWFIMGIRFSWLFLLMLMIPMVVDGMLQLTTSYLSSNIKRVSTGILFGIGFMQILLIAIIKLFSLIQSLL, encoded by the coding sequence ATGACTAATAGTGATAAAAGATGGGTTAAGTTGATGAATGGTTTTGATAAATATTGGGGATGTCATCAGCTGCCTGGAAGAAGTTTTTTTTATAATAACTACCAACTTCCTGTTTGTTCCAGATGTACAGGGATAATTATTGGCGAATTATTATCGTTTTTATGGTTTATTATGGGAATTAGATTTAGTTGGCTTTTTTTACTTATGTTAATGATACCAATGGTTGTAGATGGGATGCTGCAACTTACAACATCATATTTGTCCAGTAATATAAAACGGGTATCTACAGGAATATTATTTGGCATAGGCTTTATGCAAATATTATTAATAGCGATAATTAAGCTCTTCTCTTTAATACAGTCATTGCTATAA
- a CDS encoding M23 family metallopeptidase, producing the protein MLWVIGIIAIVIMGCTAPKDDDKQEEVRYYQGESIYLDFPFEHGGRYYIGQGGHQKSQNYHYWNEKYNKLGINVSMRYAVDIHMIGEAGIDREVDEATSLDDFTMYKVTLYSPTDGVIEYVEDGHPDMGPDDRDSENLWGNHIIINVDDVKIVLAHLKYGSIIVEKGQKVKKGDHLAKIGKSGNAVVPHLHIQAAKNDPWNGQPVPMLFDGEFLIKGDIVKVDCAYNELEDK; encoded by the coding sequence TTGTTATGGGTTATTGGTATTATAGCAATTGTAATTATGGGATGTACAGCACCAAAGGATGATGATAAGCAAGAGGAAGTTCGGTATTATCAAGGTGAATCTATATATTTAGATTTTCCTTTTGAGCACGGGGGGAGGTATTATATAGGCCAAGGGGGTCACCAAAAATCTCAGAATTATCACTATTGGAATGAAAAATATAATAAACTGGGTATCAATGTTTCGATGCGCTATGCTGTGGATATTCATATGATTGGAGAAGCAGGTATTGATAGAGAGGTAGATGAAGCAACTTCCTTAGATGACTTTACCATGTATAAAGTGACATTATATAGTCCTACCGATGGAGTTATAGAGTATGTTGAGGATGGGCATCCTGATATGGGTCCTGATGATCGTGATTCAGAGAATCTTTGGGGTAACCACATAATTATAAATGTAGATGATGTTAAAATTGTACTGGCACATCTTAAATATGGGAGTATCATAGTGGAAAAGGGACAGAAAGTAAAAAAGGGTGACCATTTAGCTAAAATTGGAAAATCAGGTAACGCTGTGGTACCTCATTTGCATATACAAGCTGCTAAAAATGATCCATGGAATGGGCAACCGGTCCCTATGTTGTTTGACGGAGAATTTTTAATAAAAGGTGATATTGTTAAGGTAGATTGTGCATATAATGAGCTAGAAGATAAATAA
- a CDS encoding LITAF-like zinc ribbon domain-containing protein yields MEQNDKKVACPKCDNDELQAISDTHGKGASFWKLCLCGILGLCGAGKTKTDHYWVCKNCGNKFKM; encoded by the coding sequence ATGGAGCAAAATGATAAAAAAGTTGCTTGTCCAAAATGTGATAATGATGAACTTCAGGCAATCAGTGATACCCATGGAAAAGGAGCTAGTTTTTGGAAACTCTGCCTTTGTGGTATCTTAGGTTTATGTGGGGCAGGCAAAACAAAAACTGACCATTACTGGGTTTGTAAAAACTGTGGAAATAAATTTAAGATGTAA
- a CDS encoding IS110 family transposase has product MSVTLTGMMPSLWEVALLVDVGYYNHHVAIGLAGDILKDFEIPHSQKGFRYFFNQITSFVQDYEVSGIVVGMEGTNGHARPLDQMVKDKGYMLLNVNNLKFARFKEIFATPEKNDRMDARQIVTLMMMAPMMEQGKEVL; this is encoded by the coding sequence GTGTCCGTAACGTTGACCGGGATGATGCCGTCCTTATGGGAAGTGGCTCTGCTAGTAGACGTAGGTTATTACAATCATCATGTAGCTATAGGCTTAGCAGGAGATATTTTAAAGGATTTTGAGATACCCCATAGCCAGAAAGGGTTTAGGTATTTCTTTAATCAAATAACATCTTTTGTACAAGATTATGAAGTATCAGGCATAGTTGTTGGTATGGAGGGAACTAATGGCCATGCTCGGCCGCTAGATCAAATGGTTAAAGACAAAGGGTACATGTTGCTAAATGTTAATAACCTAAAGTTTGCCCGCTTTAAAGAAATCTTCGCTACACCAGAGAAAAATGACCGCATGGATGCAAGACAAATAGTGACCCTTATGATGATGGCCCCAATGATGGAACAAGGTAAGGAAGTGCTTTAA
- a CDS encoding threonine/serine exporter family protein produces the protein MLENFFYAILATLGYCIVFNVPKKYLFLSSLGGALGWVTYIYFYQRLGSSVTSVFVAASLVALWGEILSVKIKDLVTIFVIPGIIPLVPGSGMYYTMIAIMDQDFEQAAIIGTEAVFIALSIACGIILISSISRLVRGRIIMGLKH, from the coding sequence ATGTTAGAAAACTTTTTTTATGCAATTCTTGCTACCCTGGGATATTGCATCGTCTTTAATGTCCCAAAAAAATATCTTTTCCTTTCTTCCTTAGGAGGAGCATTGGGGTGGGTTACTTATATTTACTTTTATCAACGTTTAGGGTCGTCAGTAACATCCGTTTTTGTCGCCGCCTCATTAGTGGCATTATGGGGAGAAATTCTATCTGTAAAAATTAAAGATCTAGTAACCATATTTGTTATTCCTGGCATAATTCCTTTAGTTCCAGGATCAGGTATGTATTATACTATGATTGCCATCATGGACCAAGACTTTGAACAAGCGGCTATAATTGGTACAGAAGCTGTTTTTATAGCTCTATCCATAGCCTGTGGTATTATTCTAATATCCTCCATCTCTCGTTTAGTTCGTGGAAGAATCATTATGGGACTTAAACACTAA
- a CDS encoding dimethylarginine dimethylaminohydrolase family protein yields MNISISNCYSQLNTGLMVFPTEIKITTENEKKYNFDKLLACNQYNFLLNTLFDYGLVIRFLEQKNSPHQIFTRDIGFIIENIMFISKMSQLSRQQETQSLIKFAAQYNLRTYQMENYAEGGDVFVQDNNIIIGIGERTTEDAANEIKSVLSATNSSYNIIKAYFDLSLIHLDCAFNILDNNSCIISDGLFNPEEITPLFSTIIKAPLDTNTLGANIINLGNKRILCSCQNLATTLNNSEFCCKYIDYSEVTKVGGGLGCSLLPIQRA; encoded by the coding sequence TTGAATATATCCATATCAAACTGCTACAGTCAATTAAATACTGGCCTTATGGTGTTTCCAACTGAAATTAAAATAACTACTGAAAATGAGAAAAAGTATAACTTTGATAAACTATTAGCTTGTAATCAGTACAACTTTTTATTAAACACACTGTTTGATTACGGCTTAGTAATTAGATTTTTAGAACAGAAAAATAGTCCCCACCAAATTTTTACAAGAGATATTGGCTTTATCATTGAGAACATAATGTTTATATCTAAAATGTCCCAGCTTAGCAGACAACAAGAAACTCAAAGTCTCATTAAATTCGCTGCACAATATAATTTACGAACATACCAAATGGAAAACTATGCTGAAGGTGGCGATGTTTTTGTTCAAGATAACAACATAATTATCGGCATCGGAGAAAGAACTACAGAGGATGCAGCTAATGAAATCAAATCTGTTTTATCCGCAACAAACTCCAGTTACAATATTATTAAAGCATATTTTGATTTATCGTTAATTCACCTAGATTGTGCCTTTAATATTCTTGATAACAACTCATGTATCATAAGTGATGGTCTGTTTAATCCTGAAGAGATTACTCCATTATTCTCAACCATAATTAAAGCCCCCTTAGACACAAATACCTTAGGCGCTAACATCATCAATCTTGGAAATAAAAGAATTTTATGTAGCTGTCAAAATTTAGCTACTACACTAAATAACAGTGAATTTTGCTGCAAATACATTGACTATAGCGAAGTTACAAAGGTGGGCGGTGGACTAGGCTGTAGTCTACTTCCTATTCAAAGAGCATAG
- a CDS encoding threonine/serine exporter family protein, producing the protein MENKQTSKKAVIIALYAGEIMLKNGAETYRVEETMCYILKALGIKHAESFVTPTGIFLSSDSPHDQNPYSIVKRIRNRKINLTAVSEVNTFSREMVAGNIKIDDAMSILRTIDHKSGYNRYLKAFAAGLLAASFSMLLGGTIRDFVPAFITSLAVQATVQPLGKNGFSFFITNVAGGFVAAFLAVILWKMGMGNNIDKTIIGSIMTLVPGVAITNAIRDSISGDLMSGTSRAAEAFLVAIAIATGVAIALQILNPIL; encoded by the coding sequence ATGGAAAACAAACAAACGTCAAAAAAGGCCGTTATTATAGCTTTATACGCAGGAGAAATTATGCTAAAAAACGGAGCGGAAACCTATAGGGTTGAAGAGACTATGTGCTATATATTAAAAGCTCTAGGTATTAAGCATGCCGAAAGCTTTGTTACTCCTACAGGAATTTTCCTGTCGTCAGATAGCCCCCATGACCAAAACCCTTACTCTATTGTAAAAAGAATACGAAACAGAAAAATTAACTTAACTGCCGTTTCGGAAGTCAATACCTTTTCCAGGGAAATGGTAGCAGGAAATATAAAAATAGATGATGCTATGAGCATCCTCAGAACAATAGACCACAAATCGGGATATAATCGCTATTTAAAGGCATTTGCAGCTGGACTATTAGCTGCCTCCTTTTCCATGCTTCTAGGAGGTACAATTAGGGATTTTGTACCTGCCTTTATTACCTCTTTGGCAGTACAAGCCACTGTACAACCCTTGGGCAAAAATGGGTTTTCTTTTTTTATAACTAATGTAGCTGGTGGATTTGTAGCTGCTTTTCTTGCCGTTATTTTGTGGAAGATGGGAATGGGAAATAATATAGACAAAACTATTATAGGTTCCATTATGACATTAGTTCCAGGAGTGGCGATAACTAACGCCATCCGTGATTCTATTTCAGGCGACCTTATGTCGGGAACGTCTAGGGCTGCAGAAGCCTTTTTAGTTGCCATTGCCATTGCCACTGGAGTAGCCATCGCCCTTCAAATACTTAACCCAATTCTATAG